CGAGCGGCATCGGTGAGGCCATCGCCCACGAACTCGCCGCTGCCGGCGCCGTCGTCGTCGTCACCGGCCGTGACGCCGTCCGGACCGAGGCCGTCGTGACGGCGATCCGCGAAGCCGGCGGCTCTGCAGAGGGAGCCGTCGTCGACCTGGCCAGCCACCCCGACGAGGTGCGCGCCCTGGGGGCGCGGGCCACGAGCCTCCTCGGCGGCCACGTGGACGTCCTCGTCAACAACGCCGGTGTGTACCCAATCGGCCCGACCGCCACCCTGACCGACGCCGACGCCGACGCACTGTGGGCCGTCAACGTCCGCGCACCCCACCTGCTCGTCGGGGCACTCGCTCCGGCGATGGCCGACCGCGGTGCGGGTGCGGTCGTGAACATCGGCTCGTGGATGGCACGTGTCGGCGTCCCCGTCGCTGCCCTTTACCCCGCCACGAAGGCCGCGGTCGAGCAGCTCACCCGCGCCTGGGCCGCCGAGTTCGGGCCCGCCGGTGTCCGCGTCAACACGGTGTCCCCGGGTGCGACCTCGACGCCCGGTAACGCGGACTCCGCCGACGCGCTCGCGGCGATGACCGCCGGCACCCCGGCCGGCGTCCCGGTCCGCCCGGTGGACGTCGCCCGCGCCGTCCGGTGGCTCGTCTCCGACGAGGCGGCGTTCGTCCACGGCGCGACCCTCGACGTCGACGGCGGCATCGCGGCCACCCGCCTCAGCTGATGCGTGCTCCGGGCGGCCGCAGGCCGACCGGAGGGCCTGGACGGACGGGAGGCCCGACACCAGCTGGTGTCGGGCCTCCCGTCATCGTGTGGTCACCAGGTCAGGACGAAGCGCCCGCGCGTCCCACCGGCCTCGAGGCGTTCGTGAGCCTCGGTCGCACGCGCTGCCGGCAGCACCTCGGCGACACGGGGCACGATCGTGCCGCCCTCGACCGCCTGGCGCAGCCGCTCGAGCTTGTCGAAGGAGCGGTACTCGCTGAACACGAAGACGCGCTCGAAGCGGATGCCGGCAGCGCCGTTGCCCTCCCACCCACGGACGTCGACGAAGACGCCGCCGTCCCGGAGTGCCGGCACGACGACGTCCCGCTGCACAGCGCAGTCGAAGAGGGCGTCTGCGCCCTCGGGGACGATCGCCCGAACCGCATCGGTGAACCCGTCCCCGCGCCGCACGACGTGGTCCGGCCCGAGCGACCGGACGAGCGGCTCGTCCTGCTCCGAACTGTCGGCGACCACCGTGAGTCCCGCTGCCTTCGCGAACTGCACGACGTAGTTGCCGAGCAGTCCGGCCGCACCGGTCACGGCCAGGGTCTGCCCGCGTTCGAGCCCGGCGAGCTCGAGCATCTGGATCGCCGTCAGACCGTTCATCGGCACCGTGGACGCTTCCTCGATCGTGGTGTCGCGCGGGATCCGCGTGAACGACCCGACCGGCGCGACGAGGTACTCGACGTACGCTCCCCCGTGCCCGGTCAACGGGAGCGCCATGGCCATCACCTCGTCACCGATCGGCCAGCCCTCGACGTCCGGTCCCACCTCGTCGATGACGCCCGCGGCGTCCATCCCGGGGACGTAGGGCGACCGGGCGGCCGAACTGTCCCGCTCACCGGCACGGACACCGGTGTCGGTCGGGTTCACCGCGAACGCACGGACGGCGATGCGTACCGAACCAGCGCCGGCGTGGACCTCCGGGACTTCGTGGACAGCGAGGGCTGCAGGCCCTCCGAACGTTTCGACTCCGACGACCTTCATGCACCCGGTCTACGCGCAGTACGACAGCCGTCGTCCAGCCAGCGTGTACCTCGTCGTCGAGGCGGACTGCGATCGTCCTGGGAATGCAGAAGAGCCCCTGGTCGAAGGGAGCATTGCTGCTCCCCTGACCAGGGGCTCTTCTGTTCAAGGTAAGTCCGGCGGCGTCCTACTCTCCCACAAGGTCCCCCTTGCAGTACCATCGGCGCTGAGAGGCTTAGCTTCCGGGTTCGGAATGTGACCGGGCGTTTCCCTCTCGCTATGACCACCGGAACAATTTCGACACTCCTCTAGGGAAGCGTTGAAACGTGTTCCGCGCATGCGCGGTGTTCAGTTTCAGTTGTTCCCGATCATCTGTCGGGAACCACAAAGTGGACGCGAGCCCCAACACCCCGAAAGGTGTTGGGAAAAAAGTGTGTGTCAAGTCTTCGGCTTATTAGTACCGGTCAGCTCCACGGGTCGTTAGTCCCCGCTTCCACATCCGGCCTATCAACCCAGTAGTCTGCTGGGAGCCTCTCACACTCAAGGTGCATGGAAATCTCATCTCGAAGACGGCTTCCCGCTTAGATGCTTTCAGCGGTTATCCGGTCCGAACGTAGCTAATCAGCGGTGCCCTTGGCAGAACAACTGACACACCAGAGGTTCGTCCATCCCGGTCCTCTCGTACTAGGGATAGATCTTCTCAAATTTCCAACGCGCGCAGCGGATAGGGACCGAACTGTCTCACGACGTTCTAAACCCAGCTCGCGTACCGCTTTAATGGGCGAACAGCCCAACCCTTGGGACCTACTCCAGCCCCAGGATGCGACGAGCCGACATCGAGGTGCCAAACCATGCCGTCGATATGGACTCTTGGGCAAGATCAGCCTGTTATCCCCGAGGTACCTTTTATCCGTTGAGCGACAGCGCTTCCACAAGCCACTGCCGGATCACTAGTCCCGACTTTCGTCCCTGCTCGACCTGTCAGTCTCACAGTCAAGCTCCCTTGTGCACTTACACTCGCCACCTGATTGCCAACCAGGTTGAGGGAACCTTTGGGCGCCTCCGTTACTCTTTGGGAGGCAACCGCCCCAGTTAAACTACCCATCAGGCACTGTCCATGAACCCGATCAGGGTCCTACGTTAGACATCCAAAGTGACCAGAGTGGTATTTCAACAACGACTCCACGAACACTAGCGTGCCCGCTTCACAGTCTCCCACCTATCCTACACAAGCCACTCCGAACACCAATACCAAACTGTAGTAAAGGTCACGGGGTCTTTCCGTCCTGCTGCGCGTAACGAGCATCTTTACTCGTAGTGCAATTTCGCCGAGTTCGCGGTTGAGACAGCTGGGAAGTCGTTACGCCATTCGTGCAGGTCGGAACTTACCCGACAAGGAATTTCGCTACCTTAGGATGGTTATAGTTACCACCGCCGTTTACTGGGGCTTAAATTCAGAGCTTCGCCGTGAGGCTGACCCTTCCTCTTAACCTTCCAGCACCGGGCAGGCGTCAGTCCGTATACATCGTCTTGCGACTTCGCACGGACCTGTGTTTTTAGTAAACAGTCGCTTCCCACTGGTCTCTGCGGCCTTCAACGCTCACGGAGTGAATCCGGTCACGTGTCCGGCCCCCCTTCTCCCGAAGTTACGGGGGCATTTTGCCGAGTTCCTTAACCACGATTATCTCGATCTCCTTGGTATTCTCTACCTGACCACCTGAGTCGGTTTCGGGTACGGGCGGCTGCAACCTCGCGTCGATGCTTTTCTCGGCAGCATAGGATCACTGATTTCCCCTTACGGGTACGCGTCGGATCTCAGGCACACAGACGACGGATTTGCCTATCGTCAGCCCTACATCCTTACACCAGGTTCACCTTACGGATACCATCGCCTGGCTCAGCTACCTTCCTGCGTCACACCTGTTCATACGCTAACCGCACCAGCATGGGGTCGAGCGTTAGACCGGCCACCATCACCCCGAAGGGATCCGGATGTGCCGGGTTAGGACTCTTAGCACCACTGGATTAGCTTGGGCGGTTGTTCGCCGGTACGGGAATATCAACCCGTTGTCCATCGACTACGCCTGTCGGCCTCGCCTTAGGTCCCGACTTACCCAGGGCGGATTAACCTGGCCCTGGAACCCTTGGTCTTTCGGAGGACGGGTTTCTCACCCGTCTTTCGCTACTCATGCCTGCATTCTCACTCGTGTAGCGTCCACGGCTGGATCACTCCGCCGCTTCACTCGCCACACGACGCTCTCCTACCACTCCGCACGACTGAACCACGAAGGCTTGTCGAGTGTGCGAAATCTACAACTTCGGCGGTGTGCTTGAGCCCCGTTACATTGTCGGCGCGGAATCACTTGACCAGTGAGCTATTACGCACTCTTTCAAGGGTGGCTGCTTCTAAGCCAACCTCCTGGTTGTCTGTGCAACTCCACATCCTTTCCCACTTAGCACACGCTTAGGGGCCTTAGTTGGTAGTCTGGGTTGTTTCCCTCTCGACGATGAAGCTTATCCCCCACCGTCTCACTGCTGCGCTCTCACTCACCGGCATTCGGAGTTTGGCTGACGTCAGTAACCTGTTGAGGCCCATCGGCCATCCAGTAGCTCTACCTCCGGCGAGAAACACGCAACGCTGCACCTAAATGCATTTCGGAGAGAACCAGCTATCACGAAGTTTGATTGGCCTTTCACCCCTATCCACAGCTCATCCCCTCCATTTTCAACTGAAGTGGGTTCGGTCCTCCACGACGTCTTACCGTCGCTTCAACCTGGCCATGGATAGATCACTTCGCTTCGGGTCTAGGACATGCGACTGAATCGCCCTATTCAGACTCGCTTTCGCTACGGCTACCCCACACGGGTTAACCTCGCCACATATCGCTAACTCGCAGGCTCATTCTTCAAAAGGCACGCCGTCACCCCTACAAAGGAGGCTCCGACGGTTTGTAAGCAAACGGTTTCAGGTACTATTTCACTCCCCTCCCGGGGTACTTTTCACCTTTCCCTCACGGTACTTGTCCGCTATCGGTCATCTGGGAGTATTTAGGCTTATCAGGTGGTCCTGACAGATTCACACGGGATTTCTCGGGCCCCGTGCTACTTGGGATACACATCCGGCCATAACACCATTTCGTCTACGGGGCTGGCACCCACTACGGCCCGGCTTTCAAACCGGTTCGACTATGATGCGCTGTAACCGTCCCAGTCCGGCAGAACTGAGTGACGTGTCCCACAACCCCGACCATGCAACGCCCGCCGGCTATCACACATGATCGGTTTAGCCTCATCCGTTTTCGCTCGCCACTACTCACGGAATCACATGTTGTTTTCTCTTCCTGTGGGTACTGAGATGTTTCACTTCCCCACGTTCCCTCTACCCGCCCTATATATTCAGGCGGGAGTCACCAGGTCGACAAGTCGCCTGGCGGGGTTTCCCCATTCGGAAATCCTCGGATCACAGCTCGATTATCAGCTCCCCGAGGCTTATCGCAGATTTCTACGTCCTTCTTCGGCTCCAGATGCCAAGGCATCCACCGTTTGCTCTTAGAAACTTGACCACAAAGATTAAAATTGCGATCCAACGCCACAACACAACACCACCCACAAGGAGCAGCCCATGCTGATGACGCGAATCTAAAGATGCTCGCGTCCACTGTGTAGTTCTCAACATACGATCGGCACCACACTCCCCGAACCCAACAGGTTCGCTTCATGCAGCCCAACGAAGGACCCGCAGGCCCAACCCCCACCACCAGCACATCCGAAGACACACCCTGGCAGGAAGCCTGGTCCCTCAGGACCCAACAACGTGCACCAGCCGACCCGCTCCCACCCGACCCGTTCCAACCCTGCAAGCAGAGCGTACTGAGACCGGGAGACGCGCTCCCGACTGCACTGTCAATGTTCCACCCATGAGCTACCCGTCGGACACGTTCGGTCCGAATCGGGCGCCTGGACCCCAAACCATGCTCAAACGAACACAACCTGGAACCAGATGCTCCTTAGAAAGGAGGTGATCCAGCCGCACCTTCCGGTACGGCTACCTTGTTACGACTTAGTCCTAATCACCGATCCCACCTTCGACGGCTCCTTCCACAAGGGTTAGGCCACCGGCTTCGGGTGTTACCGACTTTCATGACTTGACGGGCGGTGTGTACAAGGCCCGGGAACGTATTCACCGCAGCGTTGCTGATCTGCGATTACTAGCGACTCCGACTTCATGAGGTCGAGTTGCAGACCTCAATCCGAACTGAGACCGGCTTTTTGGGATTCGCTCCACCTTACGGTATCGCAGCCCTTTGTACCGGCCATTGTAGCATGCGTGAAGCCCAAGACATAAGGGGCATGATGATTTGACGTCATCCCCACCTTCCTCCGAGTTGACCCCGGCAGTCTCCTATGAGTCCCCGGCATAACCCGCTGGCAACATAGAACGAGGGTTGCGCTCGTTGCGGGACTTAACCCAACATCTCACGACACGAGCTGACGACAACCATGCACCACCTGTACACCGACCACAAGGGGGCGACCATCTCTGGCCGTTTCCGGTGTATGTCAAGCCTTGGTAAGGTTCTTCGCGTTGCATCGAATTAATCCGCATGCTCCGCCGCTTGTGCGGGCCCCCGTCAATTCCTTTGAGTTTTAGCCTTGCGGCCGTACTCCCCAGGCGGGGCGCTTAATGCGTTAGCTACGACACAGAAACCGTGGAAAGGTCCCTACATCTAGCGCCCAACGTTTACGGCATGGACTACCAGGGTATCTAATCCTGTTCGCTCCCCATGCTTTCGCTCCTCAGCGTCAGTTACGGCCCAGAGATCTGCCTTCGCCATCGGTGTTCCTCCTGATATCTGCGCATTCCACCGCTACACCAGGAATTCCAATCTCCCCTACCGCACTCTAGTCTGCCCGTACCCACTGCAAGCCCGAGGTTGAGCCTCGGGATTTCACAGCAGACGCGACAAACCGCCTACGAGCTCTTTACGCCCAATAATTCCGGACAACGCTTGCACCCTACGTATTACCGCGGCTGCTGGCACGTAGTTAGCCGGTGCTTTTTCTGCAGGTACCGTCACTTTCGCTTCTTCCCTACTAAAAGAGGTTTACAACCCGAAGGCCGTCATCCCTCACGCGGCGTTGCTGCATCAGGCTTTCGCCCATTGTGCAATATTCCCCACTGCTGCCTCCCGTAGGAGTCTGGGCCGTGTCTCAGTCCCAGTGTGGCCGGTCACCCTCTCAGGCCGGCTACCCGTCGTCGCCTTGGTGAGCCATTACCTCACCAACAAGCTGATAGGCCGCGAGTCCATCCCCAACCAAAAAATCTTTCCACCACCAGGCCATGCGACCAGTGATCATATCCAGTATTAGACGTCGTTTCCAACGCTTATCCCAGAGTCAGGGGCAGGTTACTCACGTGTTACTCACCCGTTCGCCACTAATCAACCCAGCAAGCTGGGCATCATCGTTCGACTTGCATGTGTTAAGCACGCCGCCAGCGTTCGTCCTGAGCCAGGATCAAACTCTCCGTAAAAAATTACAACCAACACCCGAAAGCGTCAGCGAGTTGATCTTGACTGTTGACTGTCTACTGACAATCTTCAATCCAAAAGGAATTGTCTCCGACACCCACCACCACGAAGGCGATGAGCGACGAGGTCAATAAATTGGCATTGACAATGTGCACGCTGTTGAGTTCTCAAGGACCAGACGCACTCCCCACTCCACACCGAACACGGTGCATGACAGAGAGGCTGGCTCGTTGCCCGGGGAAGAACAGGGCCAGACTCGAACCTTCCAGGATCTCATCCCGGTCAGCGTCTCAGCCGTTCCGTTCTCCGCCTCAGCGGCAACGAGTGATTACTTTACGCACGGGTGAACG
The sequence above is drawn from the Curtobacterium sp. L6-1 genome and encodes:
- a CDS encoding SDR family NAD(P)-dependent oxidoreductase, producing MTTNTTTATTTLAGRTALVTGASSGIGEAIAHELAAAGAVVVVTGRDAVRTEAVVTAIREAGGSAEGAVVDLASHPDEVRALGARATSLLGGHVDVLVNNAGVYPIGPTATLTDADADALWAVNVRAPHLLVGALAPAMADRGAGAVVNIGSWMARVGVPVAALYPATKAAVEQLTRAWAAEFGPAGVRVNTVSPGATSTPGNADSADALAAMTAGTPAGVPVRPVDVARAVRWLVSDEAAFVHGATLDVDGGIAATRLS
- a CDS encoding NADP-dependent oxidoreductase produces the protein MKVVGVETFGGPAALAVHEVPEVHAGAGSVRIAVRAFAVNPTDTGVRAGERDSSAARSPYVPGMDAAGVIDEVGPDVEGWPIGDEVMAMALPLTGHGGAYVEYLVAPVGSFTRIPRDTTIEEASTVPMNGLTAIQMLELAGLERGQTLAVTGAAGLLGNYVVQFAKAAGLTVVADSSEQDEPLVRSLGPDHVVRRGDGFTDAVRAIVPEGADALFDCAVQRDVVVPALRDGGVFVDVRGWEGNGAAGIRFERVFVFSEYRSFDKLERLRQAVEGGTIVPRVAEVLPAARATEAHERLEAGGTRGRFVLTW